The genomic stretch GATCCAGGCGACATCCGTGTTCCTGTAATCGGTGGTCACTCAGGTGTAACTATCCTTCCTCTACTTTCTCAAGTTGAAGGCGTAGAGTTCACTGACGAAGAAATCGCAGCACTAACAACTCGTATCCAAAACGCGGGTACTGAAGTAGTAGAAGCTAAAGCTGGCGGCGGCAGTGCAACACTATCTATGGGTCAAGCGGCTTGTCGTTTCGGCCTTGCGCTAGTGAAAGCTCTTCAAGGCGAAGAGAACGTGATTGAGTGTGCATACGTTGAAGGTGAAGGCGAGCACGCACCATTCTTCGCTCAACCAGTTAAGCTAGGTAAAGAGGGCGCAGAAGCGATCCTTAGCTACGGCGAACTGAGCGACTTCGAACGTAACGCTCTAGACAGCATGCTAGAAACGCTAAATGGCGATATCGAGATTGGTGTTGAATTCGCTAAATAAGCGATACAGCACTAACTCAGGTTAAAATTGCTAATAAGAGCCGGTCATTATGATCGGCTTTTTTGATCCTTGGATTTGCCTCATTCGTAAACAGTGTTTTAGAGATGCGAGTGGAGCAAGAATTATGAGCCGTATTCAGAAAGGAATGAACGTCCATTTCCATTTAGGTCGATTGGGAAAGATCCTCGTTATAGATGAACAAGAGCAATTTGCGCTGGTTGAGTCATACAACAGCCACGAGCAGTATGCAGTGCCGTTGGAAGAGATTGAAGAGGTCGAAGCTCAACTTCCATTGTCGTTAGAGTCGAGTCGTTACTGAGAGTGGATTTGGAAAGATTTTCGTGAGGACCAAAAAAGAGCCCTGAGGCTCTTTTTTATTATCTATGTAATGTTGTCTGTATAGAAGACGGTCTACAAAGTTACTTGCTGCGTTTAACAGCCAAGTGAGCAAGTGTGGTCAGTGCTTGCTTATATTCAGAGTCAGGCAGTATAGAAAGCTCAGCAATCGCTTTGTCGGCTTCTTCATAAGCCTTATTAGTCGTGTACTCTAATGAGCCTGTCTCTTTCATTACAGCCATAATCTCGTCGAGACGCTCCATCCCGTTGGCTTTTTCAATAGCTTCACGAATCATGCTTGCTTGTTCAGGAGAACCATTGTGCATTGCGTAAAGTAGAGGCAGTGTTGGTTTGCCTTCAGCAAGATCGTCACCAACGTTCTTACCCATCTCTTTACCATCAGCAGTGTAGTCCATCACATCGTCAATCAGTTGGAATGCAGTGCCTAGGTATTTACCGTAGTTCTGCATAGCGGTTTCGATTTCAGGTGACGACTCAGTAAGAATCGCGCCGATTTGGGTCGCGGCTTCGAATAAGCGAGCAGTCTTAGAGTAAATAACCTGCATGTAGCTTTCTTCTGTGGTGTCGGGGTTATTGCAGTTCATTAATTGTTGAACTTCGCCCTCGGCAATCACGTTTACCGCTTCACTCATTAGCTCAAGGATCTTTAAAGATCCTAGCGTTGTCATCATTTGGAACGAGCGAGTGTAAATAAAGTCACCCACCAAAACGCTAGCGGCATTACCAAAAGCTGCGTTGGCTGTCGCTTTACCGCGTCTCATGTCCGATTCGTCGACGACATCATCATGAAGTAGGGTTGCTGTGTGAATAAACTCGATAAAGGCTGCAGAGGTGATATGAGCTTCACCTTGGTAACCAAGAGCGCGAGCAGATAAAAGAGCAAGCAAAGGGCGTAGGCGTTTACCACCGCCGCTAACGATATAAAAACCAAGCTGGTTGATTAAACTTACGTCAGAATTAAGTTGGGCTTGAATTGTTTCATTCACTTTTGCCATATCATTGGCAGTAAGCGTTTGGATAGCTTTAAAATCCATTGTTCATCCGGCTGAAGTTAGACCCTGTAAGGCTTATACGTTGTATTTAATTGTTGAATAATACACTAAAAAACGTTGATTAATACATCGCTAAAGGGCATGATTGCCGCACTTTTCTTTGGCGAACAGGTTTTCGCCAATTTTTTAAAAATATGGCTTGTCATAGCGCCATGATTCCCGTAGAATCTGCGCCCTATTGATTAGTTTAGCGCACACCCGAGTTGTACAAATAACAACCATAGGCTGTGCGGAAAAAGCGGAGTAAAATATGTACGCTGTTTTCCAATCTGGTGGCAAACAACACCGAGTAAGCGAAGGTCAAACACTTCGTTTAGAGAAATTAGACGTTGAAACTGGTGCAACTGTTGAATTTGATAAAGTTCTTCTTGTTGCTAACGGCGAAGAAATCGCTGTTGGTGCACCTCTTGTTGAAGGTGGCAAGGTTACTGCAGAAGTAGTACAACACGGTCGTGGCGATAAAGTAAAAATCGTTAAGTTCCGTCGTCGTAAGCACTCGCGTAAGCAAGCTGGTCACCGTCAGTGGTTCACTGAAGTGAAAATCACTGGCATTAACGCTTAAGTATTAGGAGAGTTTAACAATGGCACATAAAAAAGCTGGCGGTTCTACTAATAACGGCCGCGATTCAGAAAGCAAACGTCTTGGTGTTAAGCGTTTTGGTGGTGAATCTGTTCTTGCAGGTAACATCATCGTTCGTCAACGTGGTACTAAGTTCCACGCTGGCACAAACGTTGGCATCGGTAAAGACCACACTCTTTTCGCTCTTACTGAAGGTAAAGTGAAATTTGCTGTTAAAGGTCCTAAAAACCGTAAGTTTGTAAGCATCGAAGCTGAGTAATTTAATCTTTAACTAGATTATTTTAATAGCTTTCAAGCTGAATTCAAAAGCCCTGCCGATTCGGCAGGGTTTTTTATTTATAGCGAGAATAAAAAAGCAGACGCTCTTGTCTTAGCTTTAATAAGCTTAAAGCAAAGAACCTCTCCTTCTTTGTTCCTTGGTTGCAGGTCGGCCTAGATCTTAGGTGATCGATCTAAACACGGATCTGCTAGAATTTATATCACTCCATGATGAGTGGTAACGCAACGTAAGTGCGGAGTTAAAAAATGAAATTCGTTGATGAAGCGGTAGTAAAAATAGAAGCCGGTGATGGCGGTAATGGTACAGTAAGCTTTTGGCGCGAAAAGTTCGTCGCTAAAGGTGGTCCTGATGGCGGCGACGGCGGTGACGGTGGTGATGTTTACATCCAAGCGGATGAGAACTTAAACACACTGATCGATTACCGTTTCCAACGTTTTTACAATGCAGAGCGTGGCGAGAATGGTCGCGGCGGTAACTGTACTGGTAAACGTGGTAAAGATATTACGCTGAAAGTACCAGTTGGTACGCGTGCGGTTGATATCCATACCAACGAAATCGTTGCTGAAGTTGCTGAACACGGCAAAAAAGTAATGGTTGGTAAAGGTGGTTGGCACGGTCTTGGTAACACGCGTTTTAAATCGTCTGTTAACCGCGCTCCTCGTCAAAAGACAATGGGTACTAAAGGTGAAGTTCGTGAACTGCGTTTAGAACTTCTTCTATTAGCCGACGTTGGTATGCTTGGCCTACCAAACGCAGGTAAATCTACCTTTATTCGTTCTGTATCTGCAGCGAAACCAAAAGTAGCGGATTACCCGTTCACAACTTTGATCCCAAGCTTGGGCGTGGTGAGTGTGGTTCCTGAGAAGAGTTTCGTAGTAGCCGATATCCCAGGTCTAATCGAAGGTGCTGCTGATGGCGCGGGCCTTGGTATTCGTTTCTTGAAGCACCTTGAGCGTTGTCGTGTTCTGCTTCATATGATTGATATTATGCCGATCGATGAATCTGATCCTATTCAGAACGCACTGACAATCATCGATGAACTTGAGCAATACAGCGAAAAAGTGGCACAAAAACCTCGTTGGTTAGTATTCAACAAAGTTGACCTAATGCCAGAAGAAGAAGCAGACGAAAAGATTCAAGAAATCATCGATGCTTTAGGTTGGGAAGGCGAATACTTCAAGATCTCTGCTGTGAACAAAATGGGCACAAAAGATCTTTGTTTCAAATTAGGTGAGTTCATGGAGAACCTACCTCGTGAAATTGAAGAAGTTGAAGAAGAAGAAAAAGTAGACTTTATGTGGGATGACTACCATAAAGATGCGATGAGTGGTAAGAATGTCGTTACTGAAGATGATGACGACTGGGATGATTGGGACGACGAAGAAGATGACGGTCATGTTATCTACGTTCGTGACTAATCCTCGTATTTCTTTGAACACTTAGGTCGCTTCTTCTAAAGAACGCCGATAGTTTTATTAAACCGCAATGAAAATTGCGGTTTTTTTGTATCTAAATCATTATGTACTGTCGGATTTTAATGCAGAATTTATTCTAACTAGTTAACGCCTATGGGAAGGAAATCATGGCATCAAAGCAAAGAGCGATCTCTCGATTGGTCGCTCAGTCAGGACAAATGTTATTGGCACACGGTGCTGAAAGCACTTTAGTTGGTGATATCATGCGCCGCATTGGCATCGCTTGCGGTGTTGACGAAGTTGAAGTCGCACTATCAGCCAATGCGCTTGTAGTCACGACTGTGATGAATGATCACTGTATTACCACCACTCGAAGCTGTGCTGATCGTGGCATTAACATGCAAGTGATCACCGACATTCAACGAGTTTGTATCATGATGGAGAAGGGAATTCTCGATTATGGATTGGCGTATAAGAAGATCCAAAGCATCAGCCCTGAGCGTTATAACCGTTGGATAGTGGTCGTGATGATAGGGCTGTCGTGTGCCTCTTTTAGTCGTCTTGCGGGCGGTGATTGGCAGGTATTCATGATGACCTTTATTGCCTCTGCTTGTGGCATGATCGTCAGACAAGAGATTGGTCATCGCCATTTCAATCCGCTATTAAATTTTGCGATCACGGCTTTCGTGACCACCACCATTTCGGCTCAAGCTGTGCTTTACAATATTGGCGGTCAACCCACGATTGTGATGGCTTCGTCGGTGTTGATGCTTGTGCCAGGCTTCCCTCTGATTAACTCCGTTGCAGATATGCTTAAAGGTCACATAAACATGGGCTTAGCGCGTTTTACCATGGCCAGTCTGCTCACACTAGCGACAAGCTTAGGTATTGTCGCTGCGATGAGTCTGTCTGATGTTTGGGGGTGGGCGAGCTAATGAGTCTTTTTGAATTATTTCTAGGTTTACTCAACGATATGTTTTTCGCCGCGATTCCCGCTGTCGGATTCGCATTGGTATTTAATGTTCCACAACGCGCCTTAATTTATTGTGCGCTGGGCGGTTCTATTGGCCACGGCAGTCGTTATTTGATGATGCACTTTGGTGTCCCTATTGAGTGGGCCACCTTTTTTGCCGCGACAATAGTAGGCATGATTGGCGTGCATTGGTCGCATAAATTGTTAGCGCACCCTAAGGTGTTTACGGTCGCAGCTTTGATTCCAATGGTGCCGGGTGTCTTTGCCTTTAAAGCGATGATTGCCATGGTTGAGATAAACAGAGCAGGGTACAGCCCTGAATTACTGGCAATGTTGATGGAGAACTTTTTGAAATCGATGTTCATTATCGCCGGACTGGCGGTTGGCTTAGCTGTGCCTGGGCTGTTATTCTACCGCCGTAGACCTATCGTCTAGCATCAATTTTCTCCAGTTAAGGACAGGACTTTCGATTTATGATCATCAGCATGATTGCAGCAATGGCAAACAACCGTGTAATAGGTAAAGACAATCAGATGCCTTGGCATTTACCTGCGGACTTCGCATGGTTCAAGCGCTCAACTATGGGTAAACCTGTCGTAATGGGACGTAAGACTTACGATTCAATCGGGCGTCCTCTACCAGGTCGATTGAATGTTGTGATCAGCCGTGATGAGAGCTTAGAGATCGAAGGGGTGACGACGGTTACTTCTATTGAAAATGCTCTGGAGCTTGTTAGTGATGTTGAAGAGGTGATGATTATCGGTGGTGGTTCAATCTATGAAAGTTGCCTACCTAAAGCGGATAAGTTGTACCTAACCTATATCGATTTTGATGTTGCTGGCGACACTCAATTCCCAGACTGGGGAGAAGGTTGGAAGCAGAGCTTTAATGATACGTATCAAGCGGATGAGAAAAACAAACACAATATGGTGTTTGTGATTCTCGAGCGCTAAGTCCTAATTTAAAAACACTTGCTCTGCAGCACGAGTAGCGCAAGTGTTCCGTATATCTATAACGCTTTTTGAGTAAAAAACTGTTTGTCTTCCCAGCGAAGTGCCGTTAGCTCTCCGCCCCAAACACACCCAGTATCAAGCCCAATCACATCCTTTCCGTTATAGCCCTCAAGTGCTGCCCAGTGCCCAAATAGCACGGTTTTATCTAACTGAATTCTCTGAGGGAGGTCAAACCAAGGAATGTATTCGTTGTCAGTAACTTCCTTTGGAGGTAGCTTGCATCCCATGTCTAACCGCCCGTCAGGAAAACAGAAGCGCATACGTGTAAAGCTATTGATCGCGTATTGATAACGTTCTATATCGCTCAGATCTTTCGACCATAAGTCAGGAGCGTTGCTGTACATGTTCTCAATCAGCCACTTCCATTTTTTTGAGCGCAATAGACCTGTGATCTTTTTGTTCTCTTTACGCGCTCGCTTTACTGTCCATTGCGGCGATATCCCCGCATGGGTCATGACAAATTGATCATGCTCTTGCATCAACGGCTGCTCTCTAAGCCACTCAAGTAACTCATCTTTGTCATCAGCATCTAGGATCTGCTGAGTTTGATCTTTCTTTTTTGCTGGAAAAAGACCAAGCGAGACGGCGAGCAGGTGTAGGTCATGATTGCCTAATACTACCTTCGCAGATTCCCCTAAAGACCGGATAAATCTGAGTGTATCAAGTGACTTAGGGCCCCTTGCGACCAAGTCACCAGCGACCCACAAAGTGTCTTTTTGTTTATCAAATTTAACGGTTTTAAGTAAGAGTTGAAGTTCGTCGAAGCATCCTTGGATGTCTCCGACAATATAATTCGACACAGTATTTTCCTGTAGATGCTGAAGTATAACTAATTGAGAATATTCGGGATCGCGAGTCTGAATGGATCGACCTCAGTGATGAAATCAATGCCTTTGTTATCGGTCATCACATAGTGACCCTGCATAACACCCACGGGGGTTTCGATGACGGTACCACTTGTGTAAGTGTATTCGTCATTGGCTTCAATCACGGGTTGTTGTCCAACCACGCCATCACCTTCAATGGTGAGTTGCTTGCCGTTAGAGTCGGTAATTAACCAGCGGCGAGACATCAGCTGCACCGTTGTTTTACTTAGGTTTTTGATGGTTATGATGTAGGCGAAGACGTAACGGTTCTTCGTTGGTTCTGATTGTTCCTCTATGTATTTAGAGTGAACCTGGCATTTGATACAAGGCGTAGATATATCCATATTCGCACCTTTTGTTGTTGGTATACTTAATGTAATTAAAGTATTACATAAAAAAGGCTCCTAACCGAAGTGTAGGAGCCTTTTTTATTTATTTATCAGCGTTGTGACTGTCATGCAGCCAGTTTGCCATGTCGACAAACTGCTCGAGCGTTAAGTTCTCAGGGCGCATGCTAGGATTGATACCAAGCTCTTCAAGCACTTCCTTATCAATTAAGCTCTTGTAGCAGTTACGAACCGTTTTACGACGTTGGTTAAAGCCTTCACGACAAACACGATCTAACCATTTTAGATCTTTTGCTGGGTAAGGTAACACTTCATATGGTTGTAGGCGTACAACTGCAGAGTCTACTTTCGGTGGCGGAACGAAAGCCGTTGGTGGCACTTCCAGCACTGGCGTTACTTTGCAGTAGTATTGAGCCATTACAGTAAGACGACCGTAAGCTTTGCTGCCAGGGCCTGCTGCCAAACGGTTAACCACTTCTTTTTGAAGCATAAAGTGCATATCTTGTACGTCTTTATGGAATTCAAAAAGGTGGAACATCAAAGGTGTAGAGATGTTGTATGGCAAGTTACCAAAGATGCGTAGCTTATTGTTTGGCTTAACAAGCTCTTGGAAGTCGAACTTCATCGCATCGCCTTCGCGGATTGTTAGCTTGTCAGCTAAATCCGGATGGTTACGAAGACGTTCTGCAAGGTCTCTATCCAATTCGATAACAGTAAATTTATCGACAAGCTTACCTACAGGCTCAGTAATAGCGCCAAGGCCTGGGCCGATTTCTACTAGGTTTTGACCTGGTAGTGGGTTAATGCTCGATACGATGCCATCAATAATGTATGGATCGTTAAGGAAGTTTTGACCAAAACGTTTACGCGCTTTGTGTCCTAAGTGGACATCATTTCTCATTGCTTTTTCTCTACTAATTCAATGGCGTGCGTGAGCGCTGTTCTAAAGCTCCCTGTATCGGCTTGGCCTTTCCCTGCCAAGTCTAAGGCGGTACCGTGGTCGACTGATGTGCGAATAAACGGTAAGCCAAGCGTGATGTTCACTGAGCGACCAAACCCTTTGTATTTCAATACCGGGAGTACTTGGTCGTGATACATACCTAAAACAGCATCTGCATCTTGCAAATATTTTTCATTAAAGATGGTGTCTGCTGGCAATGGGCCAACTAAATTGATGCCATCTTTTTGGCGAATTTTTTCTAGCGTAGGGGTGATGGTTTCTATTTCTTCACGACCCAAACAACCATCTTCACCTGCATGTGGATTCAAGCCACATACGTAGATAGTTGGTTTCTCAATAGCAAACTTTTCAACCAAGTCTTTATTCAGAATCGCAATAATTTGCTCTAATCTGTCTTCGGTTACGGCTTGAGATACATAAGCTAGTGGGATATGTGTTGTTACTAGCGCAACACGCAGCCCTTCAGTTGCCAACATCATCACCACGAGCGGTGTATTGGACTTCTCTGCAAAGAACTCAGTATGGCCGCTAAAAGCAACGCCAGCTCGGTTAATTACACCCTTGTGAACAGGGCCGGTGACAATAGCATCAAATTCATCATTCATACAGCCAATTGCTGCGGTTTCTAAAGTATTTAATACGTAATGACCGTTAGCCTCGTTGAGTTGGCCAGCAGTAGCCGTTTCAGCGAGTGGAACATGTTTCACAACCAGTGTGCCAGAGCGTTGTGGTTGCTTAGCCGCATCTGCGTCGTAGTCCAGCAGCTCTACGTCAATACCTAGGATTTTCGCTCGCTCGGCTAGCAGTTTCTTATCGGCACAAACCACGAGTTGATGAGGCCAGCTCTCTTGAGATAGAGCCAGAGTTAAATCTGGTCCTATCCCTGCTGGTTCACCCGCGGTAATGACAATGCGTTTAGTTGTCATCTTGGTCGCCCTCAACCATTTCAACAAAGGCACTTGCTCTTACTTCTTGTAACCAAGCACCAGCTTCTTCGTTGAACTTACGGTTAAATAAAATTTGGTAAGCCTTGTTCTTCAACGCTGAATCCGTACGGTCAACCTCACGACGGTCAAGAACTTCAACGATGTGCCAGCCATGAACGGTCTTAAATGGCGCGCTGATTTTTCCTTCAGGTAGCGTTTCTACTTGGTGCTTGAATTCTGGTACGTACAAGTCAGGTGTTTGATAGCCTAGCTCGCCGTCTTGAACCGCTGAACCCGGATCTTGGCTGTATTGTTGAGCGAGGTCACCGAAGCTCGCTTCACCAGCATTTACGCGGCGTGTGATTTCTTCAAGTTGCTCCTTCGCGCCATCATCACTTAGGATCACCGTAGGCTTAATCAAAATATGGCGTGCATTCACCTCAGTTACCGCTACGGTTTCTAGGCCTTTCACATCTTCAATTTTTAGAATGTGGAAGCCAACACCGCTACGGAATGGGCCAATGATGCTGCCTTTGTTCTGCATTTTGATTTGGTCTGCAAAGATGGTTGGCATCTCTTCTTTACGCATCCAACCCCAATCACCGCCTTGCAGTGCTTTAGGGCCCTTAGAGTAAGTATAAGCCATGGTGCTGAAGTCTTTGCCTGAGTTTAGTTCTTCAACTAAATCTTTAGCTTGAGCTTCTAGCTCTTCTTTTGTTTGATCATCATTAAAGCGAAGTTGAATGTGACCAATTTTGTATTGAACCGTCGCGTTAGTCTCTTGCGCTAAGATGTCTGCAAGGTTATCGACTTCTGCTGGAAGAATGTTGATACGACGACGAACGAGCGCGTTACGAGCTTCGCTTGCTGCGATCTCTTTTCTTACTTGCTCACGAAATGCATTGTAGCTCAGGCCTTCTTCAGCAACCGATGCGGTAAGTTGTTCTACGGTTTGGTTGTTGTCTTTCGCGATGCCTTCGATTGCTTGATCAAGTCGGGCATCATCAATACGAACCCCGATACGTTCCGCTTCTTGAGTTTGAATCGTATCGATGATCAGTTTTTCTAGCACTTGTTCATTCAACACATCTTGTGACGGTAATGTTTGACCACTTTTCTTAGCGTTTGCGCGTAGCGTTTTCATCGAAGCATCGATGTCACTTTGCAAAATCACGCCTTCGTTCACGATCACTTTTACGCTATCTAGTTCAACCGGGGCTGCGTAGCTTGTTGATAAAGTAAAAGCTGCTGCGATAGCTATTAATGTGCGTTTCCACAATGTCATGTGTAATCCTTTAAATTTACTGATGTTTTATCAATAAAGAAAATTAGTTGTTTAAGAAGAATGGACGACCGTAGCTGAGAGAGTTATCAGAACTACTTTCTCCAAGAGCACCGGAATCAGAGCCTATGTTGGTACCGAAACCAACAATACCGAAGTTCACACTGAAGTTGTTTTCATATTCAGGTGTGGTATTTGGAACACTAATGTTATTCGTTAAACGATTACTATAGGTAAAGCCGATGTACCAACAATCCGATCTGTAATTTAAACGAGCTAACCATTCTAGATCTTCTTGTGTGGTCAAGTCATAGAAGTATTGAGCACTAGTGCTCCATTTCGGTGAAATTTGATAAGCACCAAGTAAGCCGGCTTGTGAAATACCATCTTTTGTTATTGATGATACGTCAAAATCTACAGTTTCATTTATGTATTCTTCTGTAACGTAGCGGTAGTTGGTTTGTATATAGCCGCCTGCAAAACGGTACTCTAGTGTGCTGTTAGCAAGTTGCATCGAAGATGAATCAATGTCGTATTGCACACCGCCATGGTAGAAAAGATAATCATCATAATTGAAGTCCATTTCAATAGCCCAAGATGAATAATTAGTTTTATCACTTGAGTCTTCGCTGCTTAAAGTTTGCTTTGCATCTTTATCAAAATAGAAAATTTGACCAAAGGAGATGTTTAAGCGCTCTCGGTACTCATCATCAAAAAAGCGAGATGATGCGCCATAGCTAATTTGATTTGCTGACGCAATACGGTCTACCCCACTGTATTTTCGGCTCCGAAATAGACCATAGTAATCGGTTTGAAGTAGTGTTGTATCGTAAAGACCAATTTCACTTTGATCTTGTTCCGGAACATACAAATACTGAACCTGTGGCTCTAATGTTTGAGTGTAGTTGCCGACAATTGTGGTATCACGCTCTAGCACGATACCCGCGTGGCTCCTAAATTCAGGTATTACACGAGATGTCGTATCTTCAAGACCGTAGTATGGGTTCTTGTCTGTTGTTCCCGGAATAAATTCATTAGTCGTATCTACTCCATCAAGGTCTTGCTGATAGTATGTACCAAGTAATCGAGCTTCGGTTGTCCAAGTACCCCAAGTATTACCTACCGGGACGGTTATCCCTGGCTCAACGTGTACACGAGTAGCAGAAGGCTTACCTGAAGCGTCGGTATCAAAGAGAGAGACATGGCTGATCATGTCGAAGTCTAAGTAATCCATTACCTCTGGAGCATAATAGTTATACTCGAGTTGTGGCATTAGTCGATAAGGTAAATTATTCGTTGTATCGGTTAGGACTTGGAAATCTCGGACAAGCACCGATGCATCCCAGTTTTGAGAACGGTAAGTCGCTTTACCTTCTTGAAGTAACTGGCCATCTTCACGGTTACCAATGCTGCTTGAACTCACATCAGTGAAGTAATCGATGTCACTGACTTTTGAGTAATCAATCTCAAATAACCAAGATTGCTGGAATATTCCTGAGTGTTCTAGTTGAGCACCCCATCGGTCACCTTTCTCTTCGAACTTTTTATCGTCGGGTAGGTATTCAGATTTGATGCTACCCGAACCAAAGTCACTCAAGTAGCGGAATTTACTGTTAAGTTGCGTGCCACGCTCTTGCATGTACTTGAATGTGGTTTCCAAGTCGTAATTTGGAGCTAAGTTCCAATACACAGGAATCTCAGCTTCGAAGCCATCACTTGAACCGTATGAAACCGTTGGATACAAGAATCCGGTTTTACGTGTGTCGCCGACAGGTACGGTCAAGTAAGGCAAGTAAAAGACAGGAACGCTTTGGATCTCAAAACGCGGATTATAGAAAGTGGCTTGTTCTTCATCTTGATCGACGCTGATACTTGAAGCTCTTAGGCGCCAAGCGTTGTCACCGATAGGGCAAGAGGTGATTGAGCCATCTTCAATTTCGTAAACAGCTTTGCCTGTCTTAGATATGTATACCGCATCACCACGGCCTGGTTCACAAAGAAATTCGTAATCGGTGTTTTCTAGCGTCATTTCATCTGTGGTCAGATTGTTAGTCGCTCTATCCGACACCGACTTAATTTGACCGTCACTAAAGTTTACGTTGCCTTCAGCTACAACGATGTTTTCTTGTTGGTGAAGCGTTA from Vibrio pomeroyi encodes the following:
- a CDS encoding threonine/serine exporter family protein; translated protein: MASKQRAISRLVAQSGQMLLAHGAESTLVGDIMRRIGIACGVDEVEVALSANALVVTTVMNDHCITTTRSCADRGINMQVITDIQRVCIMMEKGILDYGLAYKKIQSISPERYNRWIVVVMIGLSCASFSRLAGGDWQVFMMTFIASACGMIVRQEIGHRHFNPLLNFAITAFVTTTISAQAVLYNIGGQPTIVMASSVLMLVPGFPLINSVADMLKGHINMGLARFTMASLLTLATSLGIVAAMSLSDVWGWAS
- the apaG gene encoding Co2+/Mg2+ efflux protein ApaG; amino-acid sequence: MDISTPCIKCQVHSKYIEEQSEPTKNRYVFAYIITIKNLSKTTVQLMSRRWLITDSNGKQLTIEGDGVVGQQPVIEANDEYTYTSGTVIETPVGVMQGHYVMTDNKGIDFITEVDPFRLAIPNILN
- a CDS encoding threonine/serine exporter family protein; protein product: MSLFELFLGLLNDMFFAAIPAVGFALVFNVPQRALIYCALGGSIGHGSRYLMMHFGVPIEWATFFAATIVGMIGVHWSHKLLAHPKVFTVAALIPMVPGVFAFKAMIAMVEINRAGYSPELLAMLMENFLKSMFIIAGLAVGLAVPGLLFYRRRPIV
- the rsmA gene encoding 16S rRNA (adenine(1518)-N(6)/adenine(1519)-N(6))-dimethyltransferase RsmA; translation: MRNDVHLGHKARKRFGQNFLNDPYIIDGIVSSINPLPGQNLVEIGPGLGAITEPVGKLVDKFTVIELDRDLAERLRNHPDLADKLTIREGDAMKFDFQELVKPNNKLRIFGNLPYNISTPLMFHLFEFHKDVQDMHFMLQKEVVNRLAAGPGSKAYGRLTVMAQYYCKVTPVLEVPPTAFVPPPKVDSAVVRLQPYEVLPYPAKDLKWLDRVCREGFNQRRKTVRNCYKSLIDKEVLEELGINPSMRPENLTLEQFVDMANWLHDSHNADK
- the rpmA gene encoding 50S ribosomal protein L27: MAHKKAGGSTNNGRDSESKRLGVKRFGGESVLAGNIIVRQRGTKFHAGTNVGIGKDHTLFALTEGKVKFAVKGPKNRKFVSIEAE
- the ispB gene encoding octaprenyl diphosphate synthase, producing the protein MDFKAIQTLTANDMAKVNETIQAQLNSDVSLINQLGFYIVSGGGKRLRPLLALLSARALGYQGEAHITSAAFIEFIHTATLLHDDVVDESDMRRGKATANAAFGNAASVLVGDFIYTRSFQMMTTLGSLKILELMSEAVNVIAEGEVQQLMNCNNPDTTEESYMQVIYSKTARLFEAATQIGAILTESSPEIETAMQNYGKYLGTAFQLIDDVMDYTADGKEMGKNVGDDLAEGKPTLPLLYAMHNGSPEQASMIREAIEKANGMERLDEIMAVMKETGSLEYTTNKAYEEADKAIAELSILPDSEYKQALTTLAHLAVKRSK
- a CDS encoding symmetrical bis(5'-nucleosyl)-tetraphosphatase codes for the protein MSNYIVGDIQGCFDELQLLLKTVKFDKQKDTLWVAGDLVARGPKSLDTLRFIRSLGESAKVVLGNHDLHLLAVSLGLFPAKKKDQTQQILDADDKDELLEWLREQPLMQEHDQFVMTHAGISPQWTVKRARKENKKITGLLRSKKWKWLIENMYSNAPDLWSKDLSDIERYQYAINSFTRMRFCFPDGRLDMGCKLPPKEVTDNEYIPWFDLPQRIQLDKTVLFGHWAALEGYNGKDVIGLDTGCVWGGELTALRWEDKQFFTQKAL
- the cgtA gene encoding Obg family GTPase CgtA, yielding MKFVDEAVVKIEAGDGGNGTVSFWREKFVAKGGPDGGDGGDGGDVYIQADENLNTLIDYRFQRFYNAERGENGRGGNCTGKRGKDITLKVPVGTRAVDIHTNEIVAEVAEHGKKVMVGKGGWHGLGNTRFKSSVNRAPRQKTMGTKGEVRELRLELLLLADVGMLGLPNAGKSTFIRSVSAAKPKVADYPFTTLIPSLGVVSVVPEKSFVVADIPGLIEGAADGAGLGIRFLKHLERCRVLLHMIDIMPIDESDPIQNALTIIDELEQYSEKVAQKPRWLVFNKVDLMPEEEADEKIQEIIDALGWEGEYFKISAVNKMGTKDLCFKLGEFMENLPREIEEVEEEEKVDFMWDDYHKDAMSGKNVVTEDDDDWDDWDDEEDDGHVIYVRD
- the pdxA gene encoding 4-hydroxythreonine-4-phosphate dehydrogenase PdxA gives rise to the protein MTTKRIVITAGEPAGIGPDLTLALSQESWPHQLVVCADKKLLAERAKILGIDVELLDYDADAAKQPQRSGTLVVKHVPLAETATAGQLNEANGHYVLNTLETAAIGCMNDEFDAIVTGPVHKGVINRAGVAFSGHTEFFAEKSNTPLVVMMLATEGLRVALVTTHIPLAYVSQAVTEDRLEQIIAILNKDLVEKFAIEKPTIYVCGLNPHAGEDGCLGREEIETITPTLEKIRQKDGINLVGPLPADTIFNEKYLQDADAVLGMYHDQVLPVLKYKGFGRSVNITLGLPFIRTSVDHGTALDLAGKGQADTGSFRTALTHAIELVEKKQ
- the folA gene encoding type 3 dihydrofolate reductase yields the protein MIISMIAAMANNRVIGKDNQMPWHLPADFAWFKRSTMGKPVVMGRKTYDSIGRPLPGRLNVVISRDESLEIEGVTTVTSIENALELVSDVEEVMIIGGGSIYESCLPKADKLYLTYIDFDVAGDTQFPDWGEGWKQSFNDTYQADEKNKHNMVFVILER
- the rplU gene encoding 50S ribosomal protein L21, translated to MYAVFQSGGKQHRVSEGQTLRLEKLDVETGATVEFDKVLLVANGEEIAVGAPLVEGGKVTAEVVQHGRGDKVKIVKFRRRKHSRKQAGHRQWFTEVKITGINA